One part of the Pseudoalteromonas aliena SW19 genome encodes these proteins:
- a CDS encoding GNAT family N-acetyltransferase, giving the protein MHAYKQYKTHLNELEQQLADAHHRQLVLITGSSAWCYELLDSLIDDNNTLVISKQCVLKNSYWPTRTHQILGQEFAHAVYDGFSGLHPDKLAALAGAVKAGGILYLLLPELNNLATWQDPALSTVQSHGHTIDCSLFNQRFAAIIKQLPAFHFSEKSGCINHNASYLAHNKIDYQPQQNCVEQIVKVANGRANRPLLINADRGRGKSAALGLATAKLTDKKVIICSTQFKATHSCFKHLAAELDLQYNIEDKQLGNLHYVAPDALLNMLPECDLLLVDEAAAIPVPLLLKMLAHYPRIVFASTLVGYEGNGRGYTIRFSNYVKTHYKASKVIILDEPLRFAKYDPLEQHTRTLFALDAQYEELGGDQSGQLVHREITQQSLVNNEPLLQNIIALLALAHYQSSVNDLRQLLDAPSQRLFISQINSQLVGVCLIAIEGGLSEELAQQVINAERRPQGHLMAQTLAQLSFNSDCLTQLSARVVRIAIDPSLHNIGLGKKLLSYCESQLKDQCHWFGASFGTTAQLLNFWQNQGFNTVKLGYQRDKSTAEHSALVVKCLSNNIEIIQPLKKQFKNDFFYGLLAHFKTLGWQLVSILIEGFSDELINLETRARLALLIKSNYTQFSISATLWQVVSQSPSCISQLTGPDKQLLIKLVLQNENDEKVIQQLGLLGKKQLENQFRRAVKNFTSALK; this is encoded by the coding sequence ATGCACGCTTACAAGCAGTATAAAACACATCTAAATGAGCTAGAACAACAACTAGCTGACGCACATCATCGTCAGCTAGTGTTAATTACTGGCAGCTCAGCTTGGTGTTATGAATTACTTGACTCATTAATAGATGATAACAATACGCTTGTTATATCAAAGCAATGCGTGCTTAAAAATTCATATTGGCCTACCCGTACTCATCAAATTTTAGGGCAAGAATTTGCTCATGCAGTTTACGATGGTTTTAGTGGTTTGCACCCAGATAAGCTTGCAGCACTTGCCGGCGCCGTTAAAGCAGGCGGTATACTCTATTTATTACTGCCCGAATTAAATAACTTAGCTACTTGGCAAGACCCAGCTCTAAGCACAGTGCAATCACATGGTCACACCATCGACTGTAGTTTATTTAATCAACGTTTCGCGGCTATTATTAAACAACTACCCGCTTTTCATTTTAGTGAAAAAAGCGGCTGTATTAATCATAACGCCAGCTATTTAGCTCATAATAAAATTGATTATCAACCACAGCAAAACTGCGTTGAACAAATAGTAAAAGTAGCTAACGGTCGTGCCAACAGACCTTTACTTATTAATGCTGATAGAGGCAGAGGTAAGTCGGCAGCACTTGGTTTAGCAACGGCAAAACTAACTGATAAAAAGGTAATTATTTGTAGCACTCAGTTTAAAGCTACGCACAGCTGCTTTAAACATTTAGCTGCAGAGTTAGACCTGCAATACAACATCGAAGATAAACAACTCGGCAATTTGCACTATGTTGCTCCTGACGCCTTATTAAATATGTTACCTGAATGTGATTTATTACTCGTTGATGAGGCTGCAGCAATCCCTGTTCCGTTATTGCTAAAAATGCTAGCTCATTACCCTCGTATAGTCTTTGCTAGCACTCTGGTTGGATATGAAGGCAATGGCAGAGGTTATACTATTCGCTTTAGTAACTATGTTAAAACGCATTATAAAGCCTCTAAAGTGATAATACTTGATGAGCCATTACGCTTTGCTAAATACGATCCTCTTGAACAACATACTCGCACCTTATTTGCACTCGATGCACAATATGAAGAGTTAGGTGGTGATCAATCAGGGCAGCTAGTCCATCGTGAAATTACTCAACAATCTCTTGTAAATAATGAGCCTTTGCTACAAAACATTATTGCTCTACTCGCCTTGGCCCATTATCAAAGTAGTGTAAACGATTTGCGTCAACTACTAGACGCGCCATCGCAACGACTATTTATTAGCCAAATTAATAGTCAATTAGTTGGTGTATGCTTAATTGCAATAGAAGGTGGTTTAAGTGAAGAGCTTGCTCAACAGGTTATAAATGCAGAGCGCCGTCCGCAAGGGCATTTGATGGCGCAAACACTCGCACAACTTAGTTTTAATAGTGACTGTTTAACACAGCTGAGTGCTCGCGTTGTCCGAATAGCAATTGATCCAAGCTTACACAATATTGGACTCGGTAAAAAGTTACTTAGCTATTGTGAGTCACAACTAAAAGACCAATGCCATTGGTTTGGTGCAAGCTTTGGTACAACAGCACAATTGCTTAACTTTTGGCAAAACCAAGGCTTTAATACTGTAAAGCTGGGTTACCAACGTGATAAAAGCACCGCTGAACATTCAGCACTTGTCGTTAAATGCTTAAGTAATAATATCGAAATTATCCAACCGTTAAAAAAGCAGTTTAAAAACGATTTTTTTTATGGACTTTTAGCACACTTCAAAACGCTAGGCTGGCAACTTGTGAGTATTTTAATTGAAGGTTTTAGCGATGAGTTAATAAATCTCGAAACTCGCGCACGATTGGCATTACTCATTAAAAGTAATTATACTCAATTTAGTATCTCTGCGACTCTTTGGCAGGTAGTAAG